A segment of the Cohnella algarum genome:
TAGTTCTTCGTTTCGACCGCATCCCCAACATCCGGGCCCGCCCGACTGGCGCGTCCGGTTGTTGCGTTTAGGAGACGGACGGTGACGCGCGACCGGGAGCGAATGAAAACGAGGGAGGAACGAACCGGGGGCGGAAACTATCGGTACGTTGACCGGCAAGGCTTGATTACGCTTACAATAATAGGATAAACGGTACGGTAGAAGATTTTGAAAAAAATTTTGTAAATAAATCTAAATTTCTATCAAATTTACTCGCATTATTCCGATAACTATACATACAGGAAGTTAAAGAAATCATAAAGTGAAGAAGTGAACGGCAAACCTGTCGAAAGGCAGGGACGCAAAGCTACGGGTCTAAGGTTCTGCTATGATCGCCGGGCTGCCAACTTATGGATCTTTTGTGTCTTCATGAGGGCGGCAGGGCTTTCTTTTAGTAGAAAGTCCTTTTTGTTTTTCCCTGAAGAAGACGACTCCTGCAAAACGCGCAGCCGCGGAAAGAAGGTGGTTCGGGGAAGACGAGACCAACGCCCGGAAGACAAGGACTCGGCGCTGCCCTCCGGGCGGGAACGGCAGGAACGCCGAAAACGGATTGCTGGAGGAGAAACGCTTGAACGTTGGGCATTGGAAAAAGGGCACGGTCGGAAAATGGGCGCTGGCCGCGACGGGCTTTATCGCGGTTTTCTCCGTCGCGTTCGGCCTCGCGATCTATTTTACGGCCGCGTCGGTCATGCGAATCGAAATGGACGCAACCTACATAAAAGACTTGAAAACCAGGGTCGCCTGGCTGAGCGTCGGATTCGCCGTTTTATTTTTGCTGCTGGGCAGCTTCTGCGCGTATGCGGCCATTCGCAAGGCGGCCCGCGCCGGCGTCTTCGGCGCTTCCGCAGCGTTAACCGCAGGGGTGCAGGGCGAAAGCGCGGCTCTCGCAACGTCGGAATCAATGCCCTTGGAGAACGGGCAGCTGCGCGAAGTGCTGGCCCGCATCGGCGGGCTGACGAACGAAGTGGCGGCGGCTTCGCAATCGCTGGCGAGCAACACGGAGTTTTGCACGGACATGGTCGTCGGCATTTCGGAGTCGATCCGGCAGATCGCCGGCGGCAGCGAAACGATTGCCGAAAGCTCCCGGGGCAACATGTTCATGCTGGAAGAAGTCAGCAAAGGGATGGAGCACATCGCGGAATCGTCGCAGGGACTGGCGAACGAGATGTCCGAAGTCGCGCAGAAGGCGAGCGGCGGCATGGAGCTGATCGAGCGGACCGTCGCGCAGATGCAGAACATTACCGAAGCGGCGCTGGCCTCCTCGGCGGCGGTCGAGCAGATGGACAGGCGCACCCTGGAAATCGACCGGGTGACGGCGATCATGGGCGAGATTGCCTCCAGGATCAACCTCCTGTCGCTGAACGCGGCGATCGAGGCGGCGCGCGCGGGCGAATTCGGGCGCGGCTTCGCGGTCGTGGCGGACGAGGTCCGCAAGCTCGCGGACCAGTCTTCGAGCTCGACCAAGGAGATCGCCAGGACGGTCGAGCATATCCGCGCCGGCTCGCGGGAGACGCGGGAAGCGATGAGCCGGGTGCTGGACGAGGTCCGGTCCGGTTCGGAGCTCGCGGGCGTCGCGGGGCAATCGTTCCGCGAAATCGCGTCATTGACGGAAAACGTGTCCTTCAAGGTGCAGGAAGTGTCGGGCGTGACGGAGGAAATCAGCGCCAGCGCGGAACAGATCCTGAGCTCGGTGCGCGAGACGGTGTCGATTACCGAAGTGTCGCTTGCGGGAACGAAGGAGATCGCGGTTTGCTCCGACGAGCAGCTCGCCGCGATGGAAGAGTCGCTTCAATCCGCGCGGCAAATGCAGGAGCAGGCCCAGCGGCTGCGGCAGGAGCTGGATTCGC
Coding sequences within it:
- a CDS encoding methyl-accepting chemotaxis protein yields the protein MNVGHWKKGTVGKWALAATGFIAVFSVAFGLAIYFTAASVMRIEMDATYIKDLKTRVAWLSVGFAVLFLLLGSFCAYAAIRKAARAGVFGASAALTAGVQGESAALATSESMPLENGQLREVLARIGGLTNEVAAASQSLASNTEFCTDMVVGISESIRQIAGGSETIAESSRGNMFMLEEVSKGMEHIAESSQGLANEMSEVAQKASGGMELIERTVAQMQNITEAALASSAAVEQMDRRTLEIDRVTAIMGEIASRINLLSLNAAIEAARAGEFGRGFAVVADEVRKLADQSSSSTKEIARTVEHIRAGSRETREAMSRVLDEVRSGSELAGVAGQSFREIASLTENVSFKVQEVSGVTEEISASAEQILSSVRETVSITEVSLAGTKEIAVCSDEQLAAMEESLQSARQMQEQAQRLRQELDSLAD